GAACATCCAGGGAGTATTTGGTAGCATCTACACGAAGGATGTAGTCTGTCGCTTGATTTGTACAACCAAAAATATCGGTAACCTCCACTGCAAATTCTTGCTGGGTAAATACTTCCACGGTTTGGTTGGGACAGTCGCTACAACTGAATTTTGCTTTTGGCGTCCAGTTGTAAATAAGTCCAGGGTATTCGGGAAGCTGAGTTGTAAACGAATCGCCTTTTACAATGAGGGTATCGAAGATGTTAGGCAGAATAATGGTAGAATCTAACCCTACGATGTTCGCTACAACGGTTGCGGTATCGCGACAGCCTTTTAGGTTAAACACCGCCACTTTGTAGGTATAACTATTTCCAATGGAATCGCCTATGGCGCTAAAGCGTACGTTGGCACCAAAAGGCACTGCCAGCAACGTGTCGGGCGACCAACTGTAGGATGATCCACCTGATGCTGATAAGGTGTCAATTTGATCGATACACACCTCAAAAGTTCCTCCTTTGGCCTTAGGCAGTGGGTTCACAATGACTTGCTTTTGCAGCTGGTCGCTACAGTTTTCAGCCTGATTGCTCACAAACTGCTTGATGGTATAAGTTCCAGGAGATTTGTATAGGTGTTTTAATACCTGCTTTTTCGAAGAACTCACCTGCCCGTCGCCAAACTCATACCGCACATCTTGTACGTTGTTGGTGTTGGAGGTAATAAATACGGTGTCGTTTAAACAAACCTCGCTCGGGGCAAAGAACCCTGCCAATACTTGTTTTACACGTATGGATTTAGAGATGTTGTTTACACAGCCCTCTTTGGTGGTAAGCTCCAGATTAAGGGTTAGGAAGTTGGTTCCCGAAGGTTCGTTCACTGGATATACTGCTGGGTTGGTACTTCGGGTATCCACTCCATTTCCGATAATCTGCCACTGGAACTGATCTACGTTTATTCCGGAAGTAAACTTCATGGCCAAATCGCTGCGGTTACACACTTCGTTAACCGATTCAATTTTGGCCGTTGGAATGGCCACTTTGATGGTTTTCTCTATGGATGCAAAACACCCGGCTGAGGTAACGGCCTCCAAACGTATGGTTTTACTACCTCCAAGGAGCGATAAATTAAAGTTAGGAATAAACGGACTTTGCAATACATCGTTGATATACCAGTTGTAGGTGGTTCCTAAATCCTGGTTTACAATGGCAATACGCACCCGGTCGTTATCGCAAAGTACATCTGCAAAATCTAAGAGCCCATCGATGGTGAAATCGGGGGTTGGGATGTCTTGAATTTCAATGTCGTTGCGATAGCTGTTAATACAACCGGTGGTTTTATTGAGCACGGTGGTCGTTACGGTAAACCGTCCAGAGGAGACAAAGCGGTGCGAGCGGTTAGGCCCAAACTCTACAGGCGATCCATCTCCATAATCCCAAGAGATTTGTACGTTCTCGGTAGATGTTGCGCTAAAAGGTACCGGAGCGTTGATACAAGCTTCAGTTGGTACGCTAACATTAGCCGAAGGAATTTTGTTGACCGTAAAATTCACCCTATCGTTCAATAGCTTCGTGCAACGACTGTTGCCCATGTCTTTAAAACCAGCGATGTAATAAGTGTAGGAACCAACGGCCGGAGATAAAAGTTCTATGCTTTCACCCGATTGCAGAGAGTAGTTAACCCCTACATCGGTGGGCGACGATTTAAGGGTAAAGACATAAGGCCCTACTCCCGAACCGTTAATGGTGATGTACACATTTTCGCCATCGCAGATTTTAGAAGTTGCCGAGACAATAGCCTGAGCTGGTTTTCCAAATACTACAGGGGTACCTGGAGCCACGCTTAAGCAATAGTCCTTAACGTTAAGTCCAAGGGTAGAACCGTTTTTGGTTCCCACAACGCGCGATAGGTAATATACCTTACCGGTTGCAATGGCCTTGTTACTGGCTACAATTCCGTTGCTTCCCTTAAAATGTAGGATGTTGCCCAAACTGGCTCCACTTTCAGTGTGTAACACATAAAGTAAGGTGTCGTCCGAGTCGAGGACATAATCGGAAGTAGCTTGCGCAATGAGGCGATCTCCGATACAAGCAAAAAGGGTGTCTTGTACAAGACTACCAGCATCGCTAAGACAAGGACAACCATAGGAAGTGCGAAGGGTATCGGAGAACCCACAACCACTTTGATCGCTAAATCCAAACTTGTAGGGTTGTCCTGAGTTAAGAACCGGTGTGGTATAGGGCAATGAACCGACGAGCTTACCATTAACGGTAATAGAAGCGGGGTCTCCACCGCGTACATCGATTACAAATTGGTAGTTGGCTCCGTTGTTCAAACAAATGGTATCGATTACCGAAGCGCGAAGGAAATCGGAGAATACAATAGAAACGGTATCGTGATCTACACATTGAGCCGAAGCTTCTTCTCTCCAAATGAGATCGTAAGTACCGGAAGTACCCACGCTAACGCGAGAGTTTGGCTCTTGCGCATCTTCGTATACCACAGCCCCCGAACCGTTATAAATCCAGAAGCTACGGTTTTTAGGCCCACTTACCGATGGGGTGGCATAAAGCTGAGCCGAAGTCCCACAAAAGAGTGAATCGACTCCAGCGTCGGCTTTGGGCTGCTCGAAGAAGGTCGCAAAAACGGTATCGCGAGAAACGGGACAAGGTGCATTGGTTTCTTCCCAAATGAACTGGTATTCCCCCGGCTCGGGAACAAAGGCAAAGGTTTTCGATTGCTTGTTATTGGAGAAGGTAAAAGAACCGTCTGAAGGCAGTCGCCAAGCTCCTTTTCCAAAGGAAGGGGTCGCATCGAGTTGGGTAAAACTTCCACATACCTCTATAGGACTGGGCCCTGCATTGGCAAAGGGTTGTTTTTTAACTACCACACGCAC
The sequence above is drawn from the Luteibaculum oceani genome and encodes:
- a CDS encoding PKD domain-containing protein, whose amino-acid sequence is ILCKDSAVTITATMVGNGPFDLEISDGNGNTYPALNELPVINSYQFSQPLSDITTFSVTRMIDNSSLRCPIVKPAAIEVGVFEPIVAKLIEEDCILNPDGISFLGFTPVIELSGGDGTNYQYDLFVDGNLVKSGAPAPSALHRLDTLPNGVEYSYRFYDGSNCPDVEAVFNRRPRKYCECATFAGTMDINPLEFCEYETAVVPNVSNSFLEPEDTLYYILHDRAGIVLGERLDSNQFPSFDYFPALEFNKTYYISPIAGDRRGGGIDPIDTCVSVGDGTPIIFRPQPAVSFSSLGGDICEGDIFELGFEFTGNGPFRLQGTATNSKGTSVLDYSFLPDSGSLPLNPLENTVYRFTRLSDGNANTCELNFDTPIAVNVFDLPRVSITDPDEINICEGSSTQINVAITGGTGPYRIEFLKNGAPFGNPVVTNNNSFQLNVFEGGLYQINAIRDEGANCGGLVLDGSVRVVVKKQPFANAGPSPIEVCGSFTQLDATPSFGKGAWRLPSDGSFTFSNNKQSKTFAFVPEPGEYQFIWEETNAPCPVSRDTVFATFFEQPKADAGVDSLFCGTSAQLYATPSVSGPKNRSFWIYNGSGAVVYEDAQEPNSRVSVGTSGTYDLIWREEASAQCVDHDTVSIVFSDFLRASVIDTICLNNGANYQFVIDVRGGDPASITVNGKLVGSLPYTTPVLNSGQPYKFGFSDQSGCGFSDTLRTSYGCPCLSDAGSLVQDTLFACIGDRLIAQATSDYVLDSDDTLLYVLHTESGASLGNILHFKGSNGIVASNKAIATGKVYYLSRVVGTKNGSTLGLNVKDYCLSVAPGTPVVFGKPAQAIVSATSKICDGENVYITINGSGVGPYVFTLKSSPTDVGVNYSLQSGESIELLSPAVGSYTYYIAGFKDMGNSRCTKLLNDRVNFTVNKIPSANVSVPTEACINAPVPFSATSTENVQISWDYGDGSPVEFGPNRSHRFVSSGRFTVTTTVLNKTTGCINSYRNDIEIQDIPTPDFTIDGLLDFADVLCDNDRVRIAIVNQDLGTTYNWYINDVLQSPFIPNFNLSLLGGSKTIRLEAVTSAGCFASIEKTIKVAIPTAKIESVNEVCNRSDLAMKFTSGINVDQFQWQIIGNGVDTRSTNPAVYPVNEPSGTNFLTLNLELTTKEGCVNNISKSIRVKQVLAGFFAPSEVCLNDTVFITSNTNNVQDVRYEFGDGQVSSSKKQVLKHLYKSPGTYTIKQFVSNQAENCSDQLQKQVIVNPLPKAKGGTFEVCIDQIDTLSASGGSSYSWSPDTLLAVPFGANVRFSAIGDSIGNSYTYKVAVFNLKGCRDTATVVANIVGLDSTIILPNIFDTLIVKGDSFTTQLPEYPGLIYNWTPKAKFSCSDCPNQTVEVFTQQEFAVEVTDIFGCTNQATDYILRVDATKYSLDV